A genomic stretch from Heterodontus francisci isolate sHetFra1 chromosome 23, sHetFra1.hap1, whole genome shotgun sequence includes:
- the dgcr6 gene encoding protein DGCR6 isoform X1, which produces MNKNIGVYEEPADIAKQQEQHYHLLSQLQSLVKDLSSSCQQRLSYDILSNLALALIDGTVFEIVQGLLEIQHLTEKNLYNQRLKLHSEHRALKQELLRKHKEALQSCKTHNLAVLRAAQQRELEALEQRVKDEQKMMDEKIVLELDQKVIDQQNTLEKAGVPGFYITTNPQVDLFCELTLQMNLLELILKMQQKVSESGSC; this is translated from the exons ATGAATAAAAATATTGGGGTTTATGAAGAGCCAGCAGATATCGCTAAACAGCAGGAACAGCATTACCACCTTCTCTCTCAGCTGCAGAGTCTGGTCAAAGACTTATCAAG CTCATGCCAACAACGATTGTCTTATGATATACTAAGTAACCTGGCCTTGGCTTTGATAGATGGCACGGTCTTTGAGATTGTGCAAGGTTTGCTTGAGATTCAGCACCTAACTGAGAAGAACCTCTACAACCAGCGTCTGAAATTGCACAGTGAGCACAGAG CCCTAAAACAGGAGCTGCTGAGAAAACACAAGGAGGCACTACAGAGCTGCAAGACCCACAACCTAGCAGTGCTCCGAGCAGCACAGCAAAGGGAGCTTGAG GCCTTAGAGCAGAGAGTTAAGGATGAGCAAAAGATGATGGATGAGAAGATAGTCTTGGAGCTGGATCAGAAAGTGATCGACCAACAGAACACCCTGGAGAAAGCTGGTGTTCCAGGATTTTACATTACTACAAACCCTCAGGTGGACCTTTTTTGT GAACTGACTTTACAGATGAATTTGCTGGAACTGATCTTGAAAATGCAACAGAAAGTATCTGAGTCAGGGAGCTGCTGA
- the dgcr6 gene encoding protein DGCR6 isoform X2, with the protein MNKNIGVYEEPADIAKQQEQHYHLLSQLQSLVKDLSSSCQQRLSYDILSNLALALIDGTVFEIVQGLLEIQHLTEKNLYNQRLKLHSEHRALKQELLRKHKEALQSCKTHNLAVLRAAQQRELEALEQRVKDEQKMMDEKIVLELDQKVIDQQNTLEKAGVPGFYITTNPQELTLQMNLLELILKMQQKVSESGSC; encoded by the exons ATGAATAAAAATATTGGGGTTTATGAAGAGCCAGCAGATATCGCTAAACAGCAGGAACAGCATTACCACCTTCTCTCTCAGCTGCAGAGTCTGGTCAAAGACTTATCAAG CTCATGCCAACAACGATTGTCTTATGATATACTAAGTAACCTGGCCTTGGCTTTGATAGATGGCACGGTCTTTGAGATTGTGCAAGGTTTGCTTGAGATTCAGCACCTAACTGAGAAGAACCTCTACAACCAGCGTCTGAAATTGCACAGTGAGCACAGAG CCCTAAAACAGGAGCTGCTGAGAAAACACAAGGAGGCACTACAGAGCTGCAAGACCCACAACCTAGCAGTGCTCCGAGCAGCACAGCAAAGGGAGCTTGAG GCCTTAGAGCAGAGAGTTAAGGATGAGCAAAAGATGATGGATGAGAAGATAGTCTTGGAGCTGGATCAGAAAGTGATCGACCAACAGAACACCCTGGAGAAAGCTGGTGTTCCAGGATTTTACATTACTACAAACCCTCAG GAACTGACTTTACAGATGAATTTGCTGGAACTGATCTTGAAAATGCAACAGAAAGTATCTGAGTCAGGGAGCTGCTGA